Proteins encoded in a region of the Trypanosoma brucei brucei TREU927 chromosome 5, complete sequence genome:
- a CDS encoding queuine tRNA-ribosyltransferase, putative, producing the protein MHGVYPILVVPCRRGGIPYLTPEQARDILGEEERILSLSIFDAYEYKDACKKAGKSFAEFCGLGEFRVILTVRSPYVGAHASVSASETAVFGVHEKGRISFSNESWAEIVKSVMPNMAITLYDSVPLHEQHSKRRKTASTRSLKWAKSAECAPDIGCELIKASSVADRENVFVCADELGQNETIVQYASRLCEITKNHYVMSPTPSLGAVLMALKVGASFIECALPWTLAERGIALVFDMNPVHGCSPQRYESQIDLNDHCFAVDINPLSQACVCSTCRRHTRAYVHHLLTVQEMNSCILLVVHNLAFLVQLIGLYRRSTAEARESLLTWVLAQL; encoded by the coding sequence ATGCACGGAGTGTATCCTATTTTAGTTGTTCCATGCAGACGTGGTGGTATACCGTACCTAACACCCGAACAGGCGCGTGATATTCTtggagaagaagagaggattTTAAGCCTGTCTATATTTGATGCATACGAATATAAGGATGCGTGCAAAAAAGCGGGAAAAAGTTTTGCTGAATTTTGCGGACTTGGAGAGTTCAGAGTAATATTGACGGTACGGAGCCCGTATGTAGGAGCTCATGCCAGTGTTTCTGCATCTGAGACGGCGGTGTTTGGGGTCCACGAGAAAGGCAGGATATCTTTTAGCAATGAAAGCTGGGCGGAAATCGTAAAGTCCGTCATGCCCAACATGGCCATTACTCTTTACGACAGTGTTCCCTTGCATGAACAACATTCAAAACGGAGGAAGACAGCATCAACAAGATCGCTGAAGTGGGCTAAATCCGCCGAGTGTGCCCCGGACATTGGTTGTGAGTTGATAAAGGCCTCGTCTGTTGCTGATAGGGaaaatgtgtttgtatgcgcaGACGAACTGGGACAAAATGAGACGATTGTACAATATGCATCGCGGTTGTGCGAAATAACGAAGAATCACTACGTCATGAGTCCTACGCCTTCCCTCGGTGCTGTTCTGATGGCGCTGAAGGTTGGTGCTAGTTTCATTGAGTGTGCCTTACCGTGGACGTTGGCGGAAAGAGGTATAGCGCTTGTGTTTGACATGAATCCTGTCCACGGTTGCTCACCACAACGGTATGAGTCGCAGATAGATCTGAATGATCATTGTTTTGCAGTAGATATCAACCCTTTGTCACAAGCCTGTGTGTGTTCCACCTGTAGGAGACATACTCGGGCATATGTGCACCATCTCCTAACAGTCCAGGAGATGAACAGTTGTATTTTGCTTGTTGTTCATAATTTAGCCTTCCTGGTGCAGCTAATAGGGCTTTACAGAAGGTCAACTGCGGAGGCTCGAGAAAGTCTGCTAACTTGGGTGCTGGCACAGTTG
- a CDS encoding calcium-translocating P-type ATPase (similar to PIR:A45598: H+-exporting ATPase - SP:P35315: Probable calcium-transporting ATPase (Calcium pump). {Trypanosoma brucei brucei}; similar to GB:AAD08694.1: SERCA-type calcium-ATPase {Trypanosoma cruzi}; similar to GB:AAC47505.1: organelle-type Ca2+-ATPase {Leishmania amazonensis}) — translation MLPENLPTDPAAMTPAAVAAALRVDTKVGLSSNEVEERRQAFGINELPSEPPTPFWKLVLAQFEDTLVRILLLAATVSFAMAVVENNAADFVEPFIILLILILNATVGVWQENRAEGAIEALKSFVPKTAVVLRDGDIKTVNAEELVPGDLVEVAVGNRVPADMRVVELHSTTLRADQSILNGESVEAMKQIEAVKGRQERFPACMVYSGTAIVYGKALCVVVRTGASTEIGTIERDVREQEEVKTPLQVKLDEFGVLLSKVIGYICLVVFAVNLVRWYATHKPTKNETFFTRYIQPSVHCLKVAVALAVAAIPEGLPAVVTTCLALGTRRMAQHNALVRDLPSVETLGRCTVICSDKTGTLTTNMMSVLHAFTLKGDGSIKEYELKDSRFNIVSNSVTCEGRQVSSPLEQDGALTKLANIAVLCNDASLHHNAATGQVEKIGEATEAALLVMSEKFANIKGDSAVNAFRTLCEGKWKKNATLEFTRKRKSMSVHVTSTVTGSPASSTNNLFVKGAPEEVLRRSTHVMQDNGAVVQLNATHRKRIIEQLDKISGGANALRCIGFAFKPTKAVQQLRLNDPATFEDVESDLTFVGACGMLDPPREEVRDAIVKCRTAGIRVVVITGDRKETAEAICCKLGLLSSTADTTGLSYTGQELDAMTPAQKREAVLTAVLFSRTDPSHKMQLVQLLKDERLICAMTGDGVNDAPALKKADIGIAMGSGTEVAKSASKMVLADDNFATVVKAVQEGRAIYNNTKQFIRYLISSNIGEVVCILVTGLFGLPEALSPVQLLWVNLVTDGLPATALGFNAPDRDIMEQRPRRMEEPIVNGWLFMRYMVIGVYVGLATVGGFLWWFLRHGFSWHDLTTYTACSDMTNGTCLLLANPQTARAIALSILVVVEMLNALNALSENASLIVSRPSSNVWLLFAIFSSLSLHLIIMYVPFFAKLFNIVPLGVDPHVVQQAQPWSILTPTNFDDWKAVIVFSVPVIFLDELLKFITRRMEKAQEKKKD, via the coding sequence ATGCTACCCGAGAACCTTCCGACCGACCCCGCGGCGATGACACCTGCGGCGGTGGCGGCTGCGTTGCGTGTAGATACGAAGGTTGGACTGAGTTCCAACGAGGTGGAGGAACGTCGCCAAGCGTTTGGAATAAACGAACTGCCAAGTGAACCACCAACACCATTTTGGAAGCTAGTGCTGGCCCAGTTTGAAGATACGCTCGTCCGTATTCTTCTGTTGGCCGCGACAGTAAGTTTTGCCATGGCCGTTGTGGAGAATAACGCCGCAGACTTTGTAGAGCCGTTCATCATTTTACTCATTCTCATTCTCAATGCTACCGTTGGGGTTTGGCAGGAGAACCGTGCGGAGGGGGCTATTGAAGCGCTCAAATCATTTGTGCCTAAAACCGCCGTTGTTCTTCGTGATGGAGACATCAAAACCGTTAATGCGGAGGAGTTGGTTCCAGGCGATCTCGTTGAGGTTGCTGTTGGCAATCGAGTCCCTGCAGATATGCGTGTTGTGGAGTTACATAGCACGACACTCCGCGCTGATCAATCTATTCTTAATGGTGAGTCCGTGGAGGCGATGAAACAAATCGAAGCAGTGAAAGGACGACAGGAGCGGTTTCCAGCTTGTATGGTTTACAGCGGTACTGCTATCGTTTACGGCAAAGCGCTATGTGTAGTCGTTCGCACTGGTGCCTCGACAGAGATCGGAACGATTGAGCGCGACGTGCGTGAGCAGGAGGAAGTAAAGACACCACTCCAGGTTAAACTGGATGAGTTTGGTGTGCTCTTGTCGAAGGTCATTGGGTATATTTGTCTTGTTGTGTTCGCCGTTAACCTGGTGCGCTGGTACGCAACCCATAAACCCACAAAGAATGAGACGTTTTTCACGCGGTACATTCAGCCTAGTGTGCACTGCCTCAAAGTTGCCGTTGCACTTGCGGTTGCGGCTATTCCCGAGGGTCTTCCCGCGGTTGTGACAACTTGCTTGGCACTGGGGACTCGACGGATGGCGCAGCACAATGCCTTGGTACGGGATCTTCCAAGCGTAGAGACACTGGGTCGCTGCACTGTCATTTGCTCGGATAAAACGGGAACACTTACAACGAACATGATGTCTGTTTTGCATGCCTTTACTCTTAAGGGGGACGGAAGCATCAAGGAATATGAGTTGAAAGACTCCAGGTTTAACATTGTGTCAAACTCTGTGACATGCGAAGGAAGGCAAGTGAGTTCACCGCTGGAGCAAGATGGTGCCCTCACCAAGCTTGCGAACATCGCTGTGCTTTGCAACGATGCATCCCTGCACCACAACGCAGCCACAGGTCAGGTTGAGAAGATTGGCGAAGCGACTGAGGCAGCCCTTTTGGTAATGAGTGAGAAATTCGCAAATATAAAAGGTGACTCTGCGGTAAACGCCTTCCGTACACTTTGCgaggggaaatggaaaaagaatgcCACATTGGAGTTCACGCGCAAGCGTAAGTCGATGAGTGTGCACGTCACAAGCACAGTAACGGGATCACCGGCCTCAAGCACAAACAATCTTTTTGTGAAGGGAGCACCGGAAGAGGTCTTGCGTCGTTCCACACACGTCATGCAGGACAATGGTGCCGTTGTACAACTCAATGCCACACACCGGAAGCGCATTATAGAACAATTGGACAAAATATCAGGTGGTGCCAACGCTCTTCGTTGCATTGGATTTGCCTTTAAACCGACAAAGGCAGTTCAGCAGCTGCGCCTGAACGATCCTGCAACTTTCGAGGATGTCGAATCTGACCTTACATTTGTTGGTGCATGCGGTATGCTTGACCCGCCACGTGAGGAAGTGCGCGATGCTATCGTGAAGTGCCGCACCGCGGGCATCCGTGTTGTCGTCATCACTGGAGACCGCAAGGAGACGGCGGAAGCGATTTGCTGCAAACTGGGACTATTGTCTTCTACAGCGGACACCACTGGGCTGAGTTATACGGGACAAGAGCTCGATGCAATGACACCGGCGCAGAAACGTGAAGCAGTATTGACAGCCGTACTTTTCAGTCGCACGGATCCATCCCACAAGATGCAGCTTGTGCAACTACTGAAGGATGAGCGACTCATTTGCGCTATGACAGGTGATGGTGTAAATGACGCTCCGGCACTCAAAAAGGCAGATATTGGTATTGCCATGGGAAGTGGAACCGAGGTGGCGAAATCAGCGAGTAAAATGGTCCTTGCGGACGACAACTTTGCCACCGTTGTCAAAGCGGTGCAAGAAGGACGAGCCATctacaacaacacaaaacagtTCATCCGGTACCTTATCAGCAGTAACATTGGTGAGGTTGTGTGCATCCTTGTAACAGGCCTCTTCGGTTTACCTGAGGCGCTCTCACCAGTGCAACTCCTGTGGGTAAATCTTGTTACAGATGGTCTTCCCGCAACTGCCCTTGGCTTCAATGCTCCAGACCGCGACATCATGGAGCAGAGGCCGCGCCGCATGGAAGAGCCGATTGTGAACGGCTGGTTGTTTATGCGCTACATGGTTATTGGTGTATACGTTGGACTGGCTACAGTCGGTGGGTTCCTTTGGTGGTTCCTGCGACATGGCTTCAGCTGGCATGACTTAACCACGTACACGGCATGCAGTGACATGACGAACGGCACTTGCTTGCTTCTTGCTAACCCGCAGACGGCGAGAGCCATCGCCCTCTCCATTCTCGTCGTGGTTGAGATGTTGAACGCACTGAATGCACTGAGCGAAAATGCCTCGCTCATCGTGTCCCGACCAAGCAGCAATGTGTGGCTTCTTTTCGCTATTTTTTCATCTCTTTCTCTGCACCTAATCATAATGTACGTGCCGTTCTTTGCCAAGCTGTTCAACATTGTGCCACTCGGAGTAGATCCGCATGTTGTGCAACAGGCACAGCCGTGGAGTATTCTCACCCCAACAAACTTTGATGACTGGAAGGCGGTGATTGTGTTTAGCGTACCAGTCATCTTTCTTGATGAATTGCTGAAGTTTATTACGCGGCGTATGGAGAAGGcccaggaaaagaagaaggactaG
- a CDS encoding structural maintenance of chromosome 3, putative (similar to Structural maintenance of chromosome 3 (Cohesin complex Psm3 subunit). (Swiss-Prot:O42649) [Schizosaccharomyces pombe;]) yields the protein MYIKNILISGFRSYREQAFEQELSPKNNVIVGKNGAGKSNFFAAIQFVLCEKFMNLSSVERKDLFHVGSGRPALPIFVEIIFDNSDGRLVIPGKSAVNEVRIRRTLGLKQDEFRVNDKRFTATDIRQLLESAGFSSTNPYYIVEQGQISSLANMSDEERFQLIKDVAGTRVYEVRRKESEKILEETEVQHEKIGESIAQLEERLEELRSESDELMSFQEIDKKRKCVQYCILNSDLNAAREELRRLDDERNSYMSRSGRDHYDIDEAKAIISEAESEIRNCDQRILRLEGELQDLDTKRGTLMREKEIVQLNCMSSLNTMKRTESVKTNVLKRVGELNKQIAETNAGLKKKLAIIQQEQLTVDQKSEELSAIEGKLKALEARRARQLLFKNKQERDNWLAEESNRNRKTIENYKHELKFTCSEIQKVEKQIEDEETEQKNWEESLKKSDSVITELKSKYEETMAFRNSLSVKKGDLWREQSALVQTVRTLRENHNKARSQLEKVIRSDVRQGLQSLKEVLDELADPSLTNAVHGQLIELIGVSNGYETAVEVTAGNSLFNVVVDSFEVSAILLENMNSRKKPGRISFFPMDTCRGTVTRFGEGVECSSLADHIICDPKFAGIVAELFGNTAVVTSIADGENVSKKYACDAVTLDGDQVSRRGGITGGYIESRSLKLSAFKYEKVAAADFLRGDEALKKITQELDNVNQALTGVVTTLSSLKTEMSSITKSKDGSQVVEQHAQRKAALDRQKDKLYASKKQLEDMINTAQVNIATYQHEGKEAFKSAWSEGEQRELEALVKDVDDRRMKLSKLQRRSAQLAAEVRALEDMRLNLNVQLTATKKFFHDSAQLSASNTAITNEKENLDDDISFNSQQANEVYRLLDETRKEKLRREEEVEKLRSGYLEALNSIQERRDFDGRTLMQQAHCIRRRDGAAEKIRQLGVIPKEAETYSGLSREKLIQTLKECNKAAEKYAHINRKAVDQYNTLMETKNGLVAQKEDLQNELKSIRDLMDHLDCKKDEAVERTYKQIQLHFEQVFKELVTTDDCYGKLQLIMSNTRKEAGEDPYVAVQIKVSFGLGAAVTDLKQLSGGQKSLVALALIFAIQRCDPAPFYLFDEIDAALDTEYRASVAKLLSKESGSCQFITATFKNEMLDVADHVLGVFFHNKISRIQAITVEEGNKLLKQAVVEERKRVREHVE from the coding sequence ATGTATATCAAAAATATTCTTATTTCCGGATTCCGCTCGTACCGAGAACAAGCGTTTGAGCAGGAGCTCTCGCCGAAAAACAACGTGATCGTTGGGAAAAACGGAGCAGGCAAGTCGAATTTCTTCGCTGCGATCCAGTTTGTTCTTTGTGAGAAATTTATGAACCTTTCTTCTGTAGAGAGAAAGGATCTGTTCCACGTTGGATCCGGGAGGCCTGCGTTGCCCATCTTTGTGGAAATTATTTTTGATAATTCTGATGGTCGTCTTGTAATACCGGGAAAATCTGCTGTGAATGAAGTGCGTATACGGCGTACACTGGGCCTTAAGCAAGACGAATTTCGTGTAAATGACAAACGGTTCACGGCCACTGATATCCGGCAACTGCTGGAAAGCGCTGGGTTCTCGTCAACCAACCCTTACTATATTGTTGAGCAAGGCCAAATTTCAAGTTTGGCAAACATGAGTGATGAAGAACGGTTCCAACTTATAAAAGATGTGGCAGGTACGAGAGTTTATGAAGTAAGGCGAAAGGAGAGCGAGAAGATTTTGGAAGAAACGGAGGTGCAGCACGAGAAAATCGGGGAGTCTATTGCTCAACTCGAGGAGCGTCTTGAAGAGCTTCGGTCTGAGTCTGATGAACTCATGTCGTTCCAAGAGattgacaaaaaaagaaagtgtgttCAGTACTGTATCCTTAACTCAGACCTGAACGCTGCAAGAGAAGAACTTCGGAGGCTGGATGATGAGAGGAACTCTTACATGTCCCGCAGCGGAAGGGATCATTACGATATTGATGAAGCGAAAGCCATCATCAGTGAAGCTGAATCGGAGATACGTAATTGCGATCAGCGTATCTTGAGGTTGGAGGGGGAGCTACAGGACCTGGATACGAAAAGGGGCACATTGATGCGTGAAAAAGAGATTGTGCAATTAAATTGTATGTCATCTCTCAACACGATGAAAAGAACAGAGAGTGTGAAAACGAACGTTCTGAAGAGGGTTGGAGAACTGAACAAACAGATAGCAGAGACGAATGCTGGCTTGAAGAAGAAGCTTGCTATCATACAACAGGAGCAGCTTACTGTTGATCAGAAAAGTGAGGAACTGTCCGCCATAGAAGGAAAACTTAAGGCACTTGAAGCGAGACGGGCTCGTCAATTGCTTTTCAAGAACAAGCAAGAGCGGGACAACTGGCTTGCTGAAGAGTCTaatagaaacagaaaaaccaTAGAGAATTATAAACATGAATTAAAGTTTACGTGTAGTGAGATACAGAAAGTTGAAAAGCAAATTGAGGATGAGGAAACTGAACAGAAAAATTGGGAGGAATCATTAAAGAAATCAGATTCAGTTATAACGGAGCTTAAATCAAAGTACGAAGAGACGATGGCCTTCAGGAATTCACTGAGCGTTAAAAAGGGTGACCTCTGGAGAGAACAGTCTGCCCTTGTACAGACGGTTCGGACACTACGCGAGAATCACAACAAAGCCCGCAGTCAACTCGAAAAAGTAATTCGCTCAGATGTTCGTCAAGGGTTGCAGTCTCTTAAAGAGGTTCTGGACGAGCTGGCCGACCCATCGCTAACAAATGCTGTACATGGCCAATTAATTGAGCTCATCGGCGTCTCGAACGGCTACGAGACAGCTGTTGAAGTGACAGCTGGTAATTCACTCTTTaacgttgttgttgattcATTCGAAGTTAGTGCGATTTTGCTGGAGAATATGAACAGCAGGAAGAAACCTGGACGTATATCATTTTTCCCAATGGATACGTGTAGGGGCACGGTGACACGGTTCGGTGAAGGTGTCGAGTGTAGCAGCTTGGCAGACCATATAATTTGTGATCCGAAGTTTGCTGGCATTGTTGCCGAACTATTTGGAAATACTGCTGTTGTGACCTCCATTGCAGATGGTGAAAATGTTTCAAAAAAGTACGCATGTGACGCGGTAACGTTGGATGGGGATCAAGTCAGCCGGAGAGGTGGTATAACAGGTGGTTATATCGAATCTCGGAGTTTGAAACTCTCTGCTTTCAAGTATGAAaaggttgctgctgcagatTTTTTAAGAGGAGATGAGGCCCTGAAGAAGATTACTCAGGAGTTGGACAACGTTAACCAGGCCTTAACAGGTGTTGTGACCACCCTTAGCTCGCTCAAGACGGAGATGTCCTCCATAACGAAATCTAAAGACGGCTCACAAGTTGTCGAACAACATgcacaaagaaaagcagcacTGGATAGGCAGAAGGATAAGTTATACGCATCAAAGAAGCAGTTGGAGGACATGATAAATACTGCCCAAGTAAACATAGCCACCTACCAGcatgagggaaaagaagcgtTCAAATCGGCATGGAGCGAAGGTGAACAACGAGAGTTGGAGGCGCTGGTGAAAGATGTCGACGACCGCCGCATGAAACTCTCAAAACTTCAGCGGCGGAGTGCACAGTTGGCTGCGGAAGTGAGGGCCTTGGAGGATATGCGGCTTAACTTAAACGTCCAACTCACGGCTACTAAAAAGTTCTTTCACGATTCCGCTCAACTCAGTGCAAGTAATACCGCTATTactaatgaaaaagaaaatcttGACGATGATATTTCTTTTAACTCGCAGCAAGCCAACGAAGTCTACAGGTTATTGGATGAGACCAGGAAAGAGAAACTTCGCAGGGAGGAAGAAGTCGAGAAGCTTAGGAGTGGCTACCTTGAGGCTCTGAATTCTATTCAGGAAAGAAGAGATTTCGACGGAAGGACTCTAATGCAGCAGGCACATTGCATTAGACGTCGTGATGGCGCGGCGGAGAAGATAAGGCAACTGGGCGTAATACCCAAGGAAGCTGAGACATATTCTGGGTTGTCCAGAGAAAAACTAATACAAACACTCAAAGAGTGCAATAAAGCTGCTGAGAAATATGCACATATAAACCGAAAGGCAGTTGATCAGTACAATACATTAATGGAAACGAAAAACGGTCTTGTCGCCCAGAAAGAGGATCTTCAGAATGAACTGAAGAGTATTCGTGACTTAATGGACCACCTCGACTGCAAAAAGGATGAAGCAGTTGAGCGGACATACAAGCAAATTCAGTTGCACTTTGAGCAAGTTTTCAAAGAGTTAGTTACGACCGATGACTGTTACGGTAAACTTCAACTCATCATGTCAAACACCAGAAAAGAGGCAGGTGAGGATCCGTATGTTGCTGTTCAGATAAAAGTTTCTTTCGGACTAGGAGCTGCCGTCACTGACCTGAAACAACTGAGTGGTGGACAAAAATCACTTGTGGCGCTGGCGTTGATTTTTGCTATTCAGCGCTGTGATCCTGCACCATTTTATCTTTTCGATGAAATCGATGCTGCCCTCGATACTGAGTATCGGGCGTCTGTAGCGAAGCTTCTTTCTAAAGAATCAGGGTCGTGCCAATTTATTACAGCAACATTCAAAAACGAAATGCTTGACGTGGCCGATCACGTGCTCggtgttttctttcacaACAAAATAAGTCGTATTCAAGCAATTACGGTTGAAGAAGGTAACAAGCTTTTGAAACAAGCAGTtgttgaggaaagaaaaagagtccGTGAGCATGTTGAATGA
- a CDS encoding ubiquitin-activating enzyme E1, putative (similar to Ubiquitin-like 2 activating enzyme E1B (SUMO-1 activating enzymesubunit 2) (Anthracycline-associated resistance ARX) (HRIHFB2115) (Swiss-Prot:Q9UBT2) [Homo sapiens]), giving the protein MHVNVGHIVFPVPILSQEAQTVSVKRVKREGAQGVAADDARFVRESVVAAVRVALREAVDGTSVDDVFIDVHVHEGGKGVSFSFVKGFLSLSLSTPAGTEVCIPAGLTFDEIQNATGFPSFTQVRLHFSDEVGGMELPVYWEKRVVCAATPTALVAVEGRIKTPGTNIQYAADKDIVLLDSRVLVVGAGGIGCELLKVLVLYGFSDIDVFDLDTVDATNLNRQFLFNRDDVGQSKSATARQAIMNWFTPANPRRPPNIRAHHANIKDEAYGKAFFAQFAVVLNALDNVSARQCVNRMCKQAGVPLVESGTMGYNGQVQPIVYGRYECYDCHPKASGKQTLAVCTVHARPTTMVHCVHYAKELYERLFGDGQQDAGDELTFVDDLLNQEKERQGINTENGKLNLHNLAVSLGCCLFVSKIEELLSIKSAWPTQPPSPLEPTAIHGAAEQLKAACDNPQGVVPRVTRDCLMSLNETALLFVDAFVRCASRGQRVAFRKEDDDAVDFVAGVSNLRALIFHISPQQSVEEIRSIAGAIVPAIATTNAVIAAGVVQQAVRVLFVSRGGNQPPEPKMIYVRKVPQVRRRRLSANPSAVLGGNGKLGLVRWVSDMYLVHSAPPNPASDKCLVCRDRHPTVDVYLNAKQVTFELFVHRVLQQHLNMHEPTIFHGASILYEKGDYEALNSTPLLSQMKDDHRPLDLLVDDLDHDVEWRVVVHHCEELKEQVPQSGVVVEGLEEALKFESSLLAMPISTADPAAIDAGDAVGEANVPAGGCTLSKAAVPVLIDSGDEDSDEVVEID; this is encoded by the coding sequence ATGCACGTTAATGTCGGACATATTGTCTTTCCCGTGCCGATACTATCGCAGGAAGCACAGACTGTTTCTGTGAAGCGTGTGAAACGTGAGGGCGCGCAGGGCGTTGCTGCTGACGATGCTCGTTTTGTTCGGGAATCAGTTGTTGCAGCAGTCCGCGTAGCGTTGCGGGAAGCTGTTGACGGTACTTCGGTGGACGATGTATTCATTGACGTACATGTGCATGAGGGTGGTAAGGGtgtctcattttcatttgttaAGGGATTCCTATCTCTGTCACTTTCCACTCCCGCCGGTACGGAAGTTTGTATTCCTGCCGGACTGACTTTTGACGAAATTCAGAACGCTACAGGGTTTCCAAGTTTCACGCAGGTGAGACTTCACTTCTCTGATGAAGTAGGTGGCATGGAGTTGCCGGTGTACTGGGAAAAGAGAGTAGTGTGTGCGGCGACACCAACTGCACTAGTAGCTGTTGAAGGACGGATAAAGACTCCTGGTACGAATATACAATACGCTGCAGATAAAGACATAGTGTTATTGGATAGCCGCGTCCTCGTTGTCGGCGCTGGAGGCATCGGGTGCGAACTGCTCAAAGTTCTCGTGCTTTACGGGTTTAGCGACATCGACGTGTTCGACTTAGACACTGTTGACGCAACAAACCTCAACCGGCAATTCCTTTTTAATAGGGATGACGTTGGTCAGTCCAAGAGTGCCACTGCACGTCAGGCCATCATGAACTGGTTCACCCCTGCAAACCCACGGCGACCTCCCAACATTCGCGCTCACCATGCCAACATCAAGGATGAAGCCTATGGTAAAGCGTTCTTTGCTCAATTCGCGGTTGTGCTGAATGCCCTTGACAACGTTAGTGCTCGTCAGTGTGTCAATCGCATGTGCAAGCAAGCAGGCGTGCCGCTCGTTGAGAGTGGGACGATGGGATACAATGGTCAGGTTCAACCCATTGTATATGGTCGCTATGAATGCTATGATTGTCATCCAAAGGCTtcaggaaaacaaacactaGCCGTCTGTACAGTTCACGCTCGACCCACAACTATGGTTCATTGCGTTCACTACGCAAAGGAGCTGTACGAGCGTCTCTTCGGCGATGGACAACAAGATGCCGGGGATGAACTAACCTTCGTCGATGATCTCCTAAACCAGGAAAAAGAGCGGCAGGGGATCAACACAGAAAATGGTAAACTAAATTTGCACAACTTAGCGGTTTCGCTAgggtgttgtttgtttgtttcgaaGATTGAGGAACTCCTTTCCATTAAGTCTGCTTGGCCAACGCAACCACCGTCCCCCCTTGAACCCACAGCTATTCACGGAGCAGCGGAACAACTTAAAGCGGCGTGTGATAATCCCCAGGGCGTAGTCCCGCGAGTGACTCGGGATTGTTTAATGTCGTTGAATGAAACAGCTTTACTTTTTGTCGATGCTTTTGTTCGCTGTGCTTCGCGTGGCCAACGAGTTGCCTTTCGtaaggaagatgatgatgcgGTTGATTTTGTGGCGGGTGTGTCGAATTTACGTGCTCTAATATTCCATATATCACCTCAGCAGTCGGTCGAGGAAATCCGTAGCATTGCCGGGGCAATTGTGCCCGCTATCGCAACGACAAATGCTGTTATAGCTGCTGGTGTTGTGCAGCAGGCTGTGCGTGTACTGTTCGTGTCTCGTGGGGGAAATCAACCGCCTGAACCGAAGATGATTTACGTTAGAAAAGTACCTCAAGTGCGCCGCCGTCGCCTTTCAGCCAATCCTTCCGCCGTTTTAGGGGGAAATGGCAAACTGGGGTTGGTACGGTGGGTTTCAGACATGTACCTTGTTCACAGTGCGCCCCCTAATCCGGCCAGTGATAAGTGTCTCGTGTGCCGCGATCGTCACCCAACTGTCGACGTGTATTTGAATGCTAAGCAGGTAACGTTCGAATTGTTTGTTCATCGCGTACTTCAGCAACACTTGAATATGCACGAGCCGACAATTTTTCATGGTGCAAGCATTTTGTACGAGAAAGGGGACTATGAAGCCCTAAATTCTACTCCTTTGCTATCACAAATGAAGGATGATCACAGGCCGTTAGATCTTCTTGTTGACGATCTCGACCACGACGTAGAGTGGCGAGTGGTAGTTCATCATTGCGAAGAACTCAAAGAGCAGGTACCACAGTCGGGTGTAGTGGTGGAAGGCCTTGAGGAGGCCTTAAAGTTCGAGAGTTCGCTTCTCGCGATGCCAATTAGTACTGCCGATCCCGCAGCTATCGATGCTGGGGATGCTGTCGGTGAGGCCAATGTGCCGGCGGGTGGCTGTACCCTTTCCAAAGCCGCTGTTCCTGTGCTTATCGACTCCGGGGACGAAGATAGTGACGAGGTTGTAGAAATTGATTAG